Proteins encoded together in one Sphingomonas radiodurans window:
- the lptC gene encoding LPS export ABC transporter periplasmic protein LptC — translation MSDFAIRERTARQRWAAPGSRHDRIVGITHWLLPVLIGVLAAFLVMAPLTTGGDVSFVLDKNKVEVAKERLKIQRAQYRGSDAKGQPFTLNAGSALQKSSAEPIVQLDQLAAQIRLQDGPASITAPKGRYDMETEQVAVDGAIAFRGPNGYTLDTNNATVDLKTRRLQSGGAVTGTVAQGTFSANRLDADLEARTVTLRGNARLRVNPRGTR, via the coding sequence GCCAGGCAGCCGGCACGATCGCATCGTCGGCATCACGCACTGGCTGCTGCCGGTGCTGATCGGCGTGCTCGCGGCGTTTCTGGTGATGGCGCCGCTGACGACTGGTGGTGACGTTTCGTTCGTGCTCGACAAGAACAAGGTCGAGGTGGCGAAGGAACGGCTGAAGATTCAGCGCGCGCAATATCGCGGCAGCGATGCCAAGGGCCAGCCGTTCACGCTCAACGCGGGCTCGGCGCTGCAGAAGAGTTCCGCCGAGCCGATCGTACAGCTCGATCAACTTGCGGCGCAGATCCGGCTGCAGGACGGCCCGGCTTCGATCACCGCGCCCAAGGGGCGGTACGACATGGAAACCGAGCAGGTGGCAGTGGATGGCGCGATCGCGTTCCGCGGGCCGAACGGTTACACGCTCGACACCAACAACGCGACGGTCGACCTGAAGACGCGGCGGCTGCAATCGGGCGGCGCCGTCACCGGCACCGTGGCGCAAGGCACGTTCAGCGCCAACCGGCTCGACGCCGATCTTGAGGCGCGTACCGTGACATTGCGTGGCAATGCCCGCTTGCGCGTGAACCCGCGAGGGACGAGATAG